The following proteins come from a genomic window of Streptomyces liliiviolaceus:
- a CDS encoding DUF4129 domain-containing protein: protein MSLAGGVVTAVLALPRADGEPPVTVPRDPAREAARRELSKRMYHENDPSLLRRALDAFWKWVGELLDTASSATPGGGLGLLVVVLAVVALIGALWWRLGSPRRRPVSTAPLFDDRPRSAAEHRAAAEAHAAQGHWNQAVQERMRAVVRSLEERALLDPRPGRTADEAAAEAGRTLPAHTDRLRAAARDFDDVTYGGRTAVPETYHRLAQLDQDLERTRPVLTSAGRGAAT, encoded by the coding sequence GTGAGCCTGGCGGGGGGAGTGGTCACTGCGGTACTGGCGCTGCCACGCGCCGACGGCGAACCACCGGTGACCGTCCCGCGCGACCCCGCGCGGGAGGCCGCCCGGCGCGAACTGTCGAAGCGGATGTACCACGAGAACGACCCCAGCCTCCTGCGTCGGGCCCTGGACGCCTTCTGGAAGTGGGTCGGCGAACTGCTCGACACGGCCTCCTCGGCGACCCCCGGAGGCGGACTCGGCCTCCTGGTCGTCGTCCTGGCCGTCGTGGCACTCATCGGTGCCCTCTGGTGGCGCCTCGGCTCCCCCCGCCGGCGCCCCGTCTCGACCGCCCCGCTCTTCGACGACCGGCCCCGCAGCGCTGCCGAGCACCGCGCCGCCGCCGAGGCGCACGCGGCCCAGGGCCACTGGAACCAGGCCGTCCAGGAACGCATGCGCGCCGTCGTCCGCTCCCTGGAGGAACGCGCCCTGCTCGACCCCCGCCCCGGACGCACCGCCGACGAGGCCGCCGCCGAAGCGGGCCGCACCCTGCCCGCCCACACGGACCGGCTGCGCGCCGCGGCACGGGACTTCGACGACGTCACGTACGGCGGACGCACCGCCGTCCCGGAGACGTACCACCGCCTCGCACAGCTCGACCAGGACCTGGAACGCACCAGACCCGTCCTCACCAGCGCCGGCCGGGGGGCCGCCACATGA
- a CDS encoding glycerophosphoryl diester phosphodiesterase membrane domain-containing protein, which translates to MNDTPGWASPGSAPSDGQNGQEPTPSGPARPTDRPASTEPAGEPGQPGPAPSGPGPKWSKEQPPPAQWPSPGGGPQGAPPQTPPPPPPGPGWGGQPPAGPGGYGGPGGYGGPGGYGPGPGGYPGWGGGWGGPPPAAKPGVIPLRPLGVGEILDGAVSTMRTHWRTVLGISLAVAVFTQILVILLQGLVLDDSASTDVLNDPSATAGELSRAMGDTLLNSGVVLLITLLGTIVATALLTTVTSRAVLGKSVTTAEAWRDARPQLLKLFGLTFLLPLIAAAIAAVGILPGVLVGLAGGGDGAVALGLLGGLAAAVVALWMMIRFSLASPALMLEKQSVWKSLSRSAKLVRGSWWRVFGIQLLATIIANIVASIIVIPFAFLASALSGDGIGSMLDSGTGDLGWTFLIVSGIGSVIGSMLTFPITAGVTVLLYIDQRIRREALDLDLARAAGIQDHGSGAPGTTPGS; encoded by the coding sequence ATGAACGACACTCCGGGCTGGGCATCGCCCGGATCTGCCCCCTCCGACGGGCAGAACGGACAGGAGCCGACGCCTTCCGGCCCTGCCCGGCCCACCGACCGGCCCGCGTCCACCGAGCCCGCGGGCGAACCGGGTCAGCCCGGCCCCGCCCCGTCCGGCCCGGGCCCGAAGTGGTCCAAGGAGCAGCCCCCGCCCGCCCAGTGGCCCTCGCCCGGCGGCGGCCCGCAGGGGGCCCCGCCCCAGACTCCACCGCCACCACCGCCCGGCCCCGGCTGGGGCGGCCAGCCTCCCGCGGGCCCCGGCGGATACGGCGGCCCGGGGGGCTACGGAGGCCCCGGCGGCTACGGACCGGGACCTGGCGGCTACCCCGGCTGGGGCGGCGGCTGGGGCGGCCCCCCGCCCGCGGCCAAGCCCGGCGTGATCCCGCTGCGCCCGCTCGGCGTCGGTGAGATCCTCGACGGCGCGGTGTCGACCATGCGCACGCACTGGCGCACGGTCCTCGGCATCTCGCTCGCCGTCGCGGTCTTCACGCAGATCCTCGTGATCCTGCTCCAGGGCCTCGTCCTGGACGACAGCGCCAGCACGGACGTCCTCAACGACCCGAGCGCCACCGCGGGCGAACTGTCCCGCGCCATGGGCGACACCCTGCTGAACTCCGGCGTCGTCCTGCTGATCACCCTGCTCGGCACGATCGTCGCGACGGCCCTGCTCACGACCGTGACCAGCCGCGCGGTCCTCGGCAAGTCGGTGACCACCGCCGAGGCCTGGCGCGACGCCCGGCCCCAGCTGCTCAAGCTCTTCGGCCTGACCTTCCTGCTGCCGCTCATCGCGGCCGCGATCGCCGCCGTGGGCATCCTGCCCGGCGTCCTCGTCGGCCTCGCGGGCGGCGGTGACGGTGCCGTCGCACTCGGCCTCCTCGGCGGCCTGGCCGCGGCCGTCGTCGCGCTCTGGATGATGATCCGCTTCTCCCTGGCCTCGCCGGCCCTGATGCTGGAGAAGCAGAGCGTCTGGAAGTCGCTGAGCCGGTCCGCGAAGCTGGTCCGCGGCTCCTGGTGGCGGGTCTTCGGCATCCAGCTCCTCGCCACGATCATCGCGAACATCGTCGCGTCGATCATCGTGATCCCGTTCGCCTTCCTCGCCTCCGCGCTCAGCGGAGACGGCATCGGCAGCATGCTCGACAGCGGCACCGGCGACCTCGGCTGGACGTTCCTCATCGTGAGCGGCATCGGCTCGGTGATCGGCTCCATGCTCACCTTCCCGATCACCGCAGGCGTCACCGTGCTCCTCTACATCGACCAGCGCATCCGCCGCGAGGCCCTCGACCTCGACCTGGCCCGCGCGGCCGGCATCCAGGACCACGGCTCCGGCGCCCCCGGCACGACCCCGGGGAGCTGA